In a genomic window of Arachnia rubra:
- a CDS encoding deaminase, which yields MAGYGQGEVHTLYITHESCVTCARLIVNSRRVRRVVYVVSYTEPVRQASGLPSGEQILAAAGLAVEQWSDA from the coding sequence ATTGCCGGCTACGGACAGGGGGAGGTCCACACCCTCTACATCACCCACGAGTCCTGTGTCACCTGTGCGCGGCTGATCGTCAACAGCCGGCGGGTGCGGCGGGTGGTCTACGTCGTCAGCTACACAGAACCGGTCCGGCAGGCCTCGGGACTGCCATCCGGTGAGCAGATCCTGGCCGCCGCAGGCTTGGCTGTTGAGCAGTGGAGCGACGCATAG